In one Candidatus Fusobacterium pullicola genomic region, the following are encoded:
- a CDS encoding dTDP-4-dehydrorhamnose 3,5-epimerase family protein → MNKFKRIETGIEGLCIIEPTVFGDNRGFFLESYSKKEFENIGINEEFVQDNHSKSKKGVLRGLHFQTKHSQGKLVRVVKGSVYDVAVDIRKGSKTYGQWYG, encoded by the coding sequence ATGAATAAATTTAAGAGAATAGAAACAGGTATAGAAGGGCTATGTATAATTGAACCTACTGTATTTGGAGATAATAGAGGTTTTTTCTTAGAGTCATATAGTAAAAAAGAATTTGAAAATATAGGGATAAATGAAGAGTTTGTACAGGATAACCATTCAAAATCTAAAAAAGGTGTATTAAGAGGATTACATTTTCAAACTAAACATTCTCAAGGAAAGTTAGTAAGAGTAGTAAAAGGTTCTGTATATGATGTAGCTGTAGACATTAGAAAAGGAAGTAAAACTTATGGACAATGGTATGGAA
- a CDS encoding lipopolysaccharide biosynthesis protein — MKNIKYKGYIGYFYEKKYEEVLKKIIDKNYKVEKILKDTVRNYVAIVSFDNKKYILKSPKAENIIPQRKLLTFFKKGEALNTLININKARNKGIVEFVEVYGAIVKRKNNLIVESYILMEYIDGKALQTLEEIAKVMELTKKMHNHGIYHGDLNTSNFIKAKDGIIRILDSQAKEEKYIYFKRWYDIFTFKEDILTIEKGFDVEKNYNYNSNKISYFLAKSLKKIKRNKFITKIKDKKKELRSKGWKI, encoded by the coding sequence ATGAAAAATATAAAATATAAGGGATACATTGGATATTTTTATGAAAAGAAATATGAAGAAGTACTAAAAAAAATAATTGATAAAAATTATAAAGTAGAAAAGATACTAAAAGATACAGTAAGAAACTATGTAGCAATAGTAAGCTTTGATAATAAAAAATATATATTAAAATCTCCAAAGGCAGAAAATATAATTCCTCAAAGAAAGCTTCTTACATTTTTTAAAAAGGGAGAAGCTTTGAATACATTAATAAATATTAACAAAGCTAGAAATAAAGGAATAGTAGAATTTGTGGAAGTATATGGTGCTATTGTAAAAAGAAAAAATAATTTAATAGTAGAAAGTTATATTCTAATGGAATATATTGATGGAAAAGCTTTACAAACTCTTGAAGAAATAGCAAAAGTTATGGAATTAACTAAAAAAATGCATAATCATGGAATTTATCATGGAGATTTGAATACTTCAAACTTTATTAAAGCTAAAGATGGAATAATTAGAATTTTAGATTCACAAGCAAAAGAAGAGAAATATATATATTTTAAGCGTTGGTATGATATTTTTACATTTAAAGAGGACATTTTAACAATTGAAAAAGGATTTGATGTTGAAAAAAATTATAATTATAACTCTAATAAAATATCTTATTTTTTAGCTAAAAGCTTGAAAAAAATAAAAAGAAATAAATTTATTACTAAAATAAAAGATAAGAAAAAAGAATTAAGGAGTAAAGGATGGAAAATATAG
- a CDS encoding glycosyltransferase, with product MKKKRVLFYNGQLFMGGIERVLTSYLQGLANDEDLEITVLIKENDPEKNIFLTDIPKNLPVVFIKTEEMVKFRNKVKENKKNIFCRLLYPLLLSYERIYMKKWLKRFMCENQDKFDVVIDFDMSLGKYLDIIDLPKIGWMHLTSKNRNEKKKKRLAKRLNKYWKIVVICDEMKEEVKSIFKIPEEKIIRLYNPFDIDRVKKGKEIIKEEDKNYLKKDYIVAVSRLVKEKGRIDLVEIYNKLYKDGVQEKLYILGEGPAREELEKRIKELKLEDKIILVGQKKNPLPWIKNAKIFVHTSYSEGLPTVFLESMILGTPVITYDCPTGPKDILGDNKYGVLVKTGDKESFKIELEKLLIDEERRKKYIEDFYIEKLQEFNAIYVLKQFKKILDFGDERNEKIFNKTNRK from the coding sequence ATGAAAAAGAAGAGAGTGTTGTTTTATAATGGTCAATTATTTATGGGGGGAATAGAAAGAGTACTTACTTCTTATTTACAGGGATTAGCTAATGATGAGGATTTAGAGATAACTGTATTAATAAAAGAGAATGACCCAGAAAAAAATATATTTTTAACAGATATACCTAAAAATTTACCTGTTGTTTTTATAAAAACAGAAGAGATGGTAAAGTTTAGAAATAAAGTAAAAGAAAATAAAAAAAATATTTTCTGTAGATTATTATATCCATTATTGCTAAGTTATGAAAGAATATATATGAAAAAATGGTTAAAGAGGTTTATGTGTGAAAATCAAGATAAGTTTGATGTAGTAATAGATTTCGATATGAGTTTAGGAAAGTATCTTGATATAATTGATTTACCTAAAATAGGTTGGATGCATTTAACTTCAAAAAATAGAAATGAAAAAAAGAAAAAAAGATTAGCTAAAAGATTAAATAAATATTGGAAAATTGTGGTAATTTGTGATGAAATGAAAGAAGAAGTTAAAAGTATATTTAAAATTCCTGAAGAGAAAATAATAAGATTATATAATCCTTTTGATATAGATAGAGTAAAAAAAGGGAAAGAAATAATAAAAGAAGAAGATAAAAATTATTTAAAGAAAGATTATATAGTTGCAGTTTCAAGATTGGTTAAAGAAAAAGGAAGAATAGATTTAGTAGAGATATATAATAAATTATATAAAGATGGAGTTCAAGAAAAATTATACATATTAGGAGAGGGACCAGCAAGAGAAGAATTAGAAAAAAGAATAAAAGAATTAAAGTTAGAAGATAAAATAATTTTAGTTGGTCAAAAAAAGAATCCATTACCTTGGATAAAAAATGCAAAAATATTCGTTCATACTTCATACAGTGAAGGTTTACCAACTGTTTTTTTAGAAAGTATGATATTAGGTACTCCAGTGATAACTTATGATTGTCCGACTGGACCAAAAGATATATTAGGAGATAATAAATACGGAGTACTAGTAAAAACTGGTGATAAAGAAAGTTTTAAAATAGAATTAGAAAAATTATTAATAGATGAGGAAAGAAGAAAGAAATATATAGAAGATTTTTATATAGAAAAATTACAAGAATTTAATGCTATTTATGTATTAAAACAGTTTAAAAAAATTTTAGATTTTGGTGATGAAAGAAATGAGAAAATTTTTAATAAAACTAATAGGAAATAA
- the rfbA gene encoding glucose-1-phosphate thymidylyltransferase RfbA, whose protein sequence is MKGIILAGGSGTRLYPITKAISKQINPIYDKPMIYYPLSILMLAGIREILVISTPRDLPLFKELLGSGEDFGVRFEYEIQEQPNGLAEAFIIGEKFIDNDSCALVLGDNIFYGHGLTGMLKEAEARKEGATIFGYYVTNPQDFGVVEFDENGKVISLEEKPQNPKSNYAVPGLYFYDNTVVEKAKRVKPSKRGELEITSINEMYLQEEKLHVVNFGRGMAWLDTGTHDALLEAANFVKTIQSRQGVMVACLEEIAYRNEWISKEKVLELAKPLMKSKYGEYLVNLVK, encoded by the coding sequence ATGAAAGGAATAATATTAGCTGGAGGAAGCGGAACAAGACTTTATCCAATAACAAAAGCAATATCAAAGCAGATAAATCCAATATATGATAAACCTATGATCTACTATCCTCTTTCTATATTGATGTTAGCGGGAATAAGAGAAATTTTAGTAATATCAACTCCTAGAGATTTACCTTTATTTAAAGAGTTATTAGGAAGTGGAGAGGACTTTGGAGTTAGATTTGAATATGAGATTCAAGAGCAACCAAATGGATTAGCTGAAGCTTTTATTATTGGAGAAAAATTTATAGATAATGATTCATGTGCATTAGTTTTAGGAGACAATATTTTTTATGGACATGGATTAACAGGAATGTTAAAGGAAGCAGAAGCAAGAAAAGAGGGGGCTACAATATTTGGCTACTATGTAACCAATCCACAAGATTTTGGGGTAGTAGAATTTGATGAGAATGGGAAAGTAATATCTTTAGAAGAAAAGCCACAAAATCCAAAATCTAATTATGCAGTTCCAGGACTATATTTTTATGATAATACGGTAGTAGAAAAAGCTAAAAGAGTTAAGCCTTCAAAAAGAGGAGAGTTAGAGATAACTTCAATTAACGAGATGTATCTACAAGAAGAGAAGTTACATGTTGTAAATTTTGGAAGAGGGATGGCATGGCTAGATACGGGAACGCATGATGCATTACTTGAAGCAGCTAATTTTGTAAAAACTATTCAGAGTAGACAGGGAGTAATGGTAGCTTGTCTTGAAGAGATAGCATATAGAAATGAATGGATAAGTAAAGAAAAAGTATTAGAATTAGCTAAACCATTAATGAAGTCAAAATATGGAGAGTATCTAGTAAATTTAGTGAAATAG
- a CDS encoding lipopolysaccharide heptosyltransferase family protein: MRKFLIKLIGNKKKKEFRIENIKRVLILGGRVGDIIVKTPLLSTLSNVNKEIKIDVIVEKGAESLLWNHPNVNYIIIEEKNKSKLKIFRITQEIIKAFKLRNRYDLYFDFTRNPRFFHLLALRIMNPKYLIGCYRMEKFGIKKDELSIFDKYIDNKSTDHAVDINMKALDGFGIDNSNRKYELYLGELEEKYKDYFNKDKINIVFNFLGSSQSRCLKEEDIEYFCKNIPKINNKIELHILTIPRIYEQIKSKIDTLNLENVKLLPKTKNILEASAIIKYADMLFSVDTGVIHVASVYNIPIVAIYTEDKDTLIIFAPKSDINSVIIGKKEKNLKILDKEIVIKNIKETLKKMENINEKYKI; this comes from the coding sequence ATGAGAAAATTTTTAATAAAACTAATAGGAAATAAGAAGAAAAAAGAATTCAGGATAGAAAACATAAAAAGAGTATTAATTTTAGGGGGAAGAGTTGGAGATATAATTGTTAAAACGCCATTATTAAGCACTTTATCAAATGTAAATAAAGAGATAAAAATAGATGTAATTGTAGAGAAAGGTGCTGAATCTTTATTATGGAATCATCCTAATGTAAATTATATCATAATTGAAGAAAAAAATAAAAGTAAATTAAAAATTTTTAGAATAACTCAAGAAATAATTAAGGCATTTAAATTGAGAAATAGATATGATTTATATTTTGATTTTACTAGAAACCCAAGATTCTTTCATTTATTAGCTTTAAGAATAATGAACCCTAAATATTTAATAGGATGTTATAGAATGGAAAAATTTGGAATAAAAAAAGATGAACTAAGTATTTTTGATAAATATATAGATAATAAATCAACGGATCATGCTGTTGATATAAATATGAAAGCATTAGATGGTTTTGGTATTGATAATTCCAACAGAAAATATGAATTGTATTTAGGGGAATTAGAAGAAAAATATAAAGATTATTTCAATAAAGATAAAATAAATATAGTTTTTAATTTTTTAGGAAGTTCTCAAAGTAGATGTTTGAAAGAAGAGGATATAGAATATTTTTGTAAAAATATTCCTAAGATAAATAATAAAATAGAACTACATATTTTAACTATTCCAAGAATTTATGAACAAATAAAATCAAAAATAGATACTTTAAATTTAGAAAATGTAAAATTATTACCAAAAACTAAAAATATTTTAGAAGCATCTGCAATTATAAAGTATGCAGATATGCTATTTAGTGTTGATACAGGAGTTATTCATGTAGCATCAGTGTATAATATACCTATAGTAGCTATTTATACAGAAGATAAGGATACTTTAATTATATTTGCACCTAAATCAGATATAAATTCAGTAATAATAGGTAAAAAAGAGAAAAATTTAAAAATATTAGATAAGGAAATAGTGATAAAAAATATAAAAGAGACCCTGAAGAAAATGGAGAATATAAATGAAAAATATAAAATATAA
- a CDS encoding glycosyltransferase family 9 protein, translated as MIRKINASFQNFLRKQKVKIARLLWDKKEKVNISGEKLIEKNSINSILLLRDDGKIGDMVVSSFVYREIKKQYPNIKIGVVTRKGAIDIIKNNIYVDKIYEYKKSSGYLKELAKEIAEEKYDLLIDTSTILREKQIMFINKCKCRINLGVEKDDWGLFDVSISEDSNAHITRRFVKILEKLGIKNIKSNYDIQISDEAVNRVIEKIKKEEAIQEIENKKRIILNPYAASKHRSFNRENIEKIIKLLLKKTDDEIYILGHGENKKEVVDIKNKINNGRVHYLDLKGIEDVIALVQNSELVISPDTSIVHIGVGLDKKVIAIYREDIVGNNSVLWGPNSDKAIQVFSKENKDDDINNFDVNEIEKVIV; from the coding sequence ATGATTAGAAAAATAAATGCTTCATTTCAAAATTTTTTGAGAAAACAAAAAGTAAAGATAGCTAGATTGTTATGGGATAAAAAAGAGAAAGTAAATATATCAGGAGAAAAATTAATAGAAAAAAACTCTATAAATTCTATTTTATTATTAAGAGATGATGGAAAAATAGGGGATATGGTTGTAAGTAGCTTCGTATATAGAGAGATAAAGAAACAGTACCCTAATATAAAAATTGGAGTTGTAACAAGAAAAGGAGCAATAGATATTATAAAAAATAATATCTATGTAGATAAAATTTATGAATACAAAAAGAGTAGTGGTTATTTAAAAGAATTAGCAAAAGAGATAGCGGAAGAAAAATATGATTTATTAATTGATACTTCTACAATTTTGAGAGAGAAGCAGATAATGTTTATTAATAAGTGTAAATGTAGAATAAACTTAGGTGTTGAAAAAGATGATTGGGGATTGTTTGATGTTAGTATTAGTGAAGATAGTAATGCACATATAACAAGGAGATTTGTAAAGATTTTAGAAAAATTAGGAATAAAAAATATAAAGAGTAATTATGATATTCAAATTTCAGATGAAGCAGTAAATAGAGTAATAGAGAAAATAAAAAAAGAAGAAGCTATACAAGAAATAGAGAATAAAAAAAGAATTATATTAAATCCATATGCTGCAAGTAAACACAGAAGTTTTAATAGAGAAAATATAGAAAAAATTATTAAACTTCTCTTAAAGAAAACTGATGATGAAATATATATATTAGGACATGGTGAAAACAAAAAAGAGGTAGTAGATATAAAAAATAAAATAAATAATGGAAGAGTCCATTATTTAGATTTAAAAGGTATAGAAGATGTTATAGCATTAGTACAAAATAGTGAATTGGTTATTTCACCAGATACCTCTATAGTCCATATAGGAGTAGGATTAGATAAAAAAGTAATAGCAATTTATAGAGAGGATATAGTAGGAAACAACAGTGTATTGTGGGGACCTAACTCTGATAAAGCTATTCAGGTTTTTTCAAAAGAGAATAAAGATGATGATATAAATAATTTTGATGTAAATGAGATAGAGAAAGTAATTGTTTAA